In Niveispirillum cyanobacteriorum, the following proteins share a genomic window:
- a CDS encoding chemotaxis protein CheW: MSARLPAVKKAGSQEIATVKNEDFVTATIANQLFGIPVLQVQDVLGPQKITRIPLAPPEVAGSLNLRGRIVTAIDVRLRLGLPPRPADGKPVMSIVVDHKGELYSLMVDNVGEVLSLSSDDFERHPATLDPRWREISTGIYRLKETLLVVLDVSKLLNFANIEAA, encoded by the coding sequence ATGAGTGCCCGTCTCCCCGCCGTTAAAAAGGCCGGTTCCCAGGAAATCGCTACCGTGAAGAACGAGGATTTCGTCACGGCGACCATCGCGAACCAGCTGTTCGGCATCCCGGTGCTGCAGGTTCAGGACGTCCTGGGTCCGCAGAAAATCACCCGCATTCCGCTGGCCCCGCCAGAGGTTGCCGGTTCGCTGAACCTGCGCGGTCGTATCGTCACCGCCATTGATGTCCGTCTGCGTCTGGGCCTTCCGCCCCGTCCGGCCGATGGCAAGCCGGTGATGAGCATCGTGGTGGACCATAAGGGGGAGCTGTATTCCCTGATGGTCGACAATGTCGGTGAGGTGCTTTCGCTGTCCTCGGATGACTTCGAACGTCATCCGGCGACCCTTGATCCGCGCTGGCGGGAGATCTCTACGGGTATTTATCGCCTGAAAGAGACCCTGCTTGTCGTTCTCGATGTCTCAAAGCTGCTGAACTTTGCTAACATCGAAGCGGCCTAA
- a CDS encoding response regulator → MKSCLVVDDSRVVRKVARKILEELSFSCDEAEDGKQAMEYCAKRMPDAILLDWNMPVMTGIEFLRRLRKMTGGDTPRVVFCTTENDLAHIQEALSAGANEYIMKPFDSDIIQTKFQQVGLL, encoded by the coding sequence ATGAAGTCCTGTCTGGTCGTCGATGACAGCCGCGTTGTCCGCAAGGTGGCGCGCAAGATTCTGGAAGAACTCAGCTTCTCCTGCGATGAAGCCGAGGATGGCAAGCAGGCCATGGAATATTGCGCCAAGCGGATGCCTGACGCGATCCTGCTGGACTGGAACATGCCGGTGATGACCGGTATCGAGTTCCTGCGCCGGCTGCGCAAGATGACGGGCGGGGACACCCCGAGGGTCGTTTTCTGCACCACGGAAAACGATCTCGCCCATATCCAGGAAGCCCTGTCGGCCGGTGCGAATGAGTACATCATGAAGCCGTTCGACAGCGACATCATACAAACCAAGTTCCAGCAGGTTGGCCTCCTCTGA
- a CDS encoding protein-glutamate methylesterase/protein-glutamine glutaminase — protein MNELPGKTAPATAPTGTEPYRVMVVDDSAVIRGLLTRSLEGDPEVKVVASVANGQMAINTLQRQTIDVIVLDIEMPVLDGLSALPHLLNVDPHVKIVMASTLTAKNADISLRALKAGAADYIPKPSSTRELTSADDFKRELTEKVKALGMAARKADPRKGQPAAAPATPGASPIPRPAPVGNVAPTTSFTLATPIRPKPEPGPVTLRPLPDFRPDILAIGSSTGGPQALFEVLSHLKDVKQPILITQHMPATFTTILAEHITRQCGVQCAEAKEGEVIVGGRAYVAPGDFHMLVVQKNGQNCLTLTKDPPENFCRPAVDPMLRSIVRAYGKRVLVTILTGMGHDGQRGSEVVVQAGGAVLGQDEPSSVVWGMPGAVANAGLCSAVLPLKEIGPYIRKIALRQAA, from the coding sequence ATGAACGAGCTTCCCGGAAAGACGGCGCCGGCCACGGCACCGACCGGAACAGAGCCCTACCGGGTCATGGTGGTGGATGACAGTGCCGTCATCCGCGGCCTGCTGACCCGTTCGCTGGAGGGCGACCCGGAGGTGAAGGTGGTCGCCTCCGTCGCCAATGGGCAGATGGCGATCAACACGCTTCAGCGGCAGACCATCGACGTTATCGTGCTGGATATCGAGATGCCGGTGCTGGACGGGCTGTCGGCCCTGCCGCACCTGCTGAATGTCGATCCGCACGTCAAGATCGTCATGGCATCGACCCTGACGGCCAAGAACGCAGATATCAGCCTGCGCGCGCTGAAGGCCGGTGCGGCGGATTACATCCCGAAACCGTCATCCACGCGCGAACTCACCAGCGCCGATGATTTCAAACGGGAACTGACGGAAAAGGTGAAGGCCCTGGGCATGGCGGCCCGCAAGGCCGATCCGCGCAAGGGCCAGCCTGCTGCGGCCCCGGCCACGCCGGGCGCATCGCCCATTCCACGTCCCGCTCCTGTCGGCAATGTCGCACCGACCACCAGCTTCACGCTGGCCACGCCCATCCGGCCCAAGCCGGAGCCGGGGCCGGTCACGCTGCGTCCGCTGCCGGATTTCCGGCCCGACATCCTGGCCATCGGCAGTTCAACGGGGGGGCCCCAGGCCCTGTTCGAGGTGCTGAGCCACCTGAAGGATGTGAAGCAGCCGATCCTGATCACCCAGCACATGCCAGCCACCTTCACCACCATCCTGGCCGAGCACATCACCCGCCAATGCGGCGTGCAGTGCGCGGAGGCCAAGGAAGGCGAAGTGATCGTGGGTGGCCGCGCCTATGTGGCGCCGGGTGATTTCCATATGCTGGTGGTTCAGAAGAACGGGCAGAATTGTCTGACCCTGACCAAGGATCCGCCGGAGAATTTTTGCCGTCCGGCCGTGGACCCTATGCTGCGCAGCATCGTCCGGGCCTATGGCAAGCGGGTATTGGTAACCATTCTGACCGGCATGGGGCATGACGGGCAGCGTGGTTCCGAAGTGGTTGTCCAGGCCGGCGGTGCCGTGCTTGGGCAGGATGAACCTTCCTCGGTGGTGTGGGGCATGCCGGGGGCGGTGGCGAACGCGGGGCTGTGTAGTGCCGTCTTGCCATTGAAGGAAATCGGGCCTTACATTCGTAAGATCGCATTGAGGCAGGCAGCATGA
- a CDS encoding CheR family methyltransferase, which yields MKVEDFDMFCTLLRQRSGLVLTPDKAYLLESRLMPVARKWSLKGLDELAAAVRSKRDEALLRDITEAMTTNESSFFRDQKPFDQFKAVVLPALLASRAAKRTIRIWSAACSSGQEAYSLSMLLNEEGAKLAGWRIEIIGTDLSGEMVNKAKAGLYTQFEVQRGLPITHLVKYFKQVGDKWQLNDEIRNKVQFREYNLLTDLTPLGQFDVIFCRNVLIYFDQPTKGKVLEAMAKLLPPDGVLYLGGAETVLGITEKFKPMEGQRGLYILAK from the coding sequence ATGAAGGTCGAAGATTTCGATATGTTCTGCACCCTGCTGAGGCAGCGGTCGGGTCTGGTCCTGACCCCCGACAAGGCCTATCTGCTGGAAAGCCGGTTGATGCCGGTTGCCCGCAAATGGAGTCTGAAAGGGCTGGATGAACTGGCCGCCGCTGTGCGCAGCAAGCGGGATGAGGCGTTGCTCCGCGACATCACGGAGGCAATGACCACGAACGAAAGTTCGTTCTTCCGCGATCAGAAGCCATTTGACCAGTTCAAGGCGGTGGTGCTGCCGGCGTTGCTGGCCAGCCGTGCCGCCAAGCGGACGATCCGCATCTGGTCCGCCGCCTGCTCGTCCGGCCAGGAAGCCTATTCGCTTTCCATGCTGCTGAACGAGGAAGGGGCGAAGCTGGCTGGCTGGCGGATCGAGATCATCGGCACCGACCTGTCGGGCGAAATGGTCAACAAGGCCAAGGCCGGCCTCTACACCCAGTTCGAGGTGCAGCGCGGCCTGCCCATCACTCACTTGGTGAAGTATTTCAAGCAGGTGGGCGATAAGTGGCAACTGAACGACGAGATCCGCAATAAGGTCCAGTTCCGCGAATATAACCTGCTGACTGACCTGACCCCGCTTGGCCAGTTTGATGTCATCTTCTGCCGCAACGTCCTGATCTACTTTGATCAGCCGACCAAGGGCAAGGTGCTGGAAGCCATGGCAAAGCTGCTGCCGCCGGATGGCGTGCTTTATCTTGGCGGTGCCGAAACGGTGCTGGGCATTACGGAAAAGTTCAAGCCGATGGAAGGCCAGCGCGGCCTTTACATCCTGGCCAAGTAA
- a CDS encoding DUF3703 domain-containing protein, with product MPDRRALVEDELVFYRQARAGGDIAAAWAALERAHILGQMDWWQHARVHLLMLGLGLAIGDLREIGGQLFRLVLAVPGSVTGKAPPGNSGRSNISAFLPQPIAPDLAAKLNGHPSP from the coding sequence ATGCCGGACCGCCGCGCCCTGGTGGAAGACGAACTTGTCTTCTATCGACAGGCGCGGGCCGGCGGGGATATTGCTGCCGCCTGGGCCGCACTGGAACGCGCCCATATCCTGGGCCAGATGGATTGGTGGCAGCACGCCCGCGTGCATCTTCTGATGCTGGGCCTGGGGCTTGCCATAGGTGACTTGCGGGAAATCGGGGGACAATTGTTCCGGCTTGTCCTTGCCGTACCTGGCTCCGTCACGGGGAAGGCGCCACCTGGAAACAGTGGTCGCTCCAACATCTCGGCGTTCCTGCCACAGCCGATTGCGCCCGATCTGGCCGCCAAGCTGAATGGCCACCCATCCCCATAA
- a CDS encoding substrate-binding periplasmic protein yields MRRHFMLPLICMLFLSCAHAARAEKVRFGLREAAPLVETAPDGKLRGLEYELLSAIFTAAGMETEPYIGSNARLALAAGEGTIDGFAPVVGSPPDGLTLTDSYITYRNVAITLISRNIQLEAPGDLKGLRVLAFQRASKVLGPEFAATVAQSEDYREEPVQALQAKGLLFGRYDVLVGESRVLQYHIAQVLAAGGDPVRSLPIVEHRLFPPNFYCAAFRDPALAARFNDALRRVKTDGTYDAIMARYDATQ; encoded by the coding sequence ATGCGCCGGCATTTTATGCTGCCCCTGATCTGCATGCTGTTTCTGTCCTGTGCTCACGCGGCGCGGGCGGAAAAGGTGCGGTTTGGCCTGCGGGAGGCGGCGCCCCTGGTGGAAACGGCGCCGGACGGGAAACTGCGCGGGCTGGAGTATGAACTGCTGTCCGCCATCTTCACCGCCGCCGGGATGGAGACGGAGCCCTATATCGGTTCCAATGCCCGTCTGGCCCTGGCGGCGGGGGAGGGGACGATTGATGGTTTCGCGCCCGTTGTGGGTTCGCCGCCGGACGGACTGACCCTGACCGACAGCTACATCACCTATCGCAACGTGGCGATCACCCTGATATCGCGCAATATTCAGCTTGAAGCGCCCGGCGATCTGAAGGGGCTGCGGGTGCTGGCCTTTCAGCGGGCGTCCAAGGTGCTGGGCCCTGAATTTGCCGCAACCGTGGCACAGTCCGAGGATTACCGGGAGGAGCCCGTGCAGGCACTGCAGGCCAAAGGGCTGCTTTTCGGTCGCTATGATGTGTTGGTCGGCGAGTCGCGGGTGCTGCAATATCATATCGCGCAGGTGCTGGCGGCGGGCGGTGATCCTGTTCGCAGCCTGCCCATTGTGGAACACCGGCTGTTCCCGCCCAACTTCTACTGTGCGGCCTTCCGCGACCCGGCCCTGGCGGCCCGGTTCAACGACGCGTTGCGCCGGGTAAAGACCGACGGCACCTATGACGCCATCATGGCGCGTTACGACGCCACGCAATAG
- a CDS encoding MlaC/ttg2D family ABC transporter substrate-binding protein translates to MQTQNRRSPLAAAAFWMLAGVAAVAVPVLAPTAVQAQAAKGQASADFVQGLGDKAIATLADPKVSKDQAKAVFRDLLNQNFDINTISRFVLGRYWNVATDAQKKEYQTLFEQMIVEVYAERFSQYAGEKFKVGGAQASGDNDAVVSSQVLRPNGQPPVNVSWRVRSKDGSFKIIDVIVENVSMSVTQRSEFASLIESNGGKFEALLEALRQRIQTAATK, encoded by the coding sequence ATGCAGACCCAAAACCGCCGTTCGCCGCTGGCCGCTGCCGCATTCTGGATGCTGGCCGGTGTCGCCGCCGTCGCGGTGCCGGTTCTGGCCCCCACCGCCGTGCAGGCCCAAGCCGCCAAGGGCCAGGCCTCCGCCGACTTCGTGCAGGGGCTGGGCGACAAGGCCATTGCCACCCTGGCCGACCCGAAGGTCAGCAAGGATCAGGCGAAGGCCGTGTTCCGCGACCTGCTGAACCAGAATTTCGACATCAACACGATCAGCCGCTTCGTGCTGGGCCGTTACTGGAACGTCGCCACCGACGCCCAGAAGAAGGAATACCAGACCCTGTTCGAGCAGATGATCGTGGAGGTCTATGCCGAACGCTTCAGCCAGTATGCGGGCGAGAAGTTCAAGGTTGGTGGGGCCCAGGCCTCGGGCGACAATGACGCCGTCGTCAGCTCGCAGGTGCTGCGCCCCAACGGCCAGCCCCCCGTGAACGTATCCTGGCGGGTGCGTTCCAAGGATGGCAGCTTCAAGATCATCGACGTGATCGTAGAGAACGTGTCGATGAGCGTGACGCAGCGGTCGGAATTCGCCAGCCTGATCGAAAGCAATGGCGGCAAGTTCGAAGCCCTGCTGGAGGCGCTGCGCCAGCGTATCCAGACGGCTGCGACGAAGTAA
- a CDS encoding ArsR/SmtB family transcription factor, whose translation MEFLLNALKAAAEPTRLRLLSLCAHGELTVTELTQILGQSQPRVSRHLKLLCEAGLLERFREGIWAYYRLAERGPVAELARTLVDAIPGDDEGLGLDLERLDLIKQGRRQAADKYFSENAARWHEMRGLHVPERDVEAALQSLLPATGVEDLLDVGTGTGRILELFGERISRGLGIDASREMLAVARVNLEQAGLRHCQVRLGDMYQLSLAGQSQDAVIFHQVLHYAEEPADALAEAARVLRPGGTMLVVDFARHDLEYLREQHAHRRLGFTDDEVCGWLRRAGMRPDPVVTLPGDPLTVCIWRATRTDAPATRSRPLAVA comes from the coding sequence ATGGAATTCCTGTTGAATGCGCTGAAGGCAGCGGCGGAGCCGACGCGGTTGCGGCTGCTTTCGCTCTGCGCCCATGGCGAACTGACCGTGACGGAGCTTACCCAGATCCTGGGGCAAAGCCAGCCGCGCGTGTCCCGCCACCTGAAGCTTCTGTGCGAGGCGGGGCTGCTGGAGCGGTTCCGTGAGGGTATTTGGGCCTATTACCGCCTGGCCGAGCGCGGGCCGGTCGCGGAACTGGCCCGCACCCTGGTCGATGCCATACCCGGCGATGATGAGGGGCTGGGGCTGGACCTGGAACGTCTGGACCTGATCAAGCAGGGGCGGCGGCAGGCAGCGGACAAGTATTTCAGCGAGAATGCCGCCCGCTGGCACGAGATGCGCGGCCTGCATGTGCCGGAGCGGGATGTGGAGGCGGCCTTGCAGTCGCTGCTGCCGGCGACCGGCGTGGAGGATCTCCTGGATGTCGGCACCGGTACGGGCCGCATACTGGAACTGTTCGGGGAGCGGATTTCGCGTGGCCTGGGCATCGACGCCTCGCGCGAGATGCTGGCTGTTGCCCGCGTCAACCTGGAACAGGCGGGCCTGCGTCATTGTCAGGTGCGGTTGGGCGATATGTATCAACTGTCCCTGGCCGGGCAGAGCCAGGATGCCGTGATCTTCCATCAGGTGCTGCATTATGCCGAAGAACCCGCTGATGCGCTGGCCGAGGCGGCGCGGGTCCTGCGCCCTGGCGGCACGATGCTGGTGGTCGATTTCGCCCGCCATGATCTTGAATATCTGCGTGAACAGCACGCGCATCGCCGCTTGGGCTTCACCGATGATGAAGTCTGCGGCTGGCTGCGCCGGGCCGGCATGCGCCCCGATCCCGTCGTCACCCTGCCGGGTGATCCCCTTACTGTCTGCATCTGGCGGGCCACCCGTACCGATGCCCCTGCCACGCGGTCCCGTCCGCTGGCCGTCGCCTGA
- the metF gene encoding methylenetetrahydrofolate reductase, with amino-acid sequence MSLSALMDAAANPAPLITAPGDLTVSFEFFPPKTEKMHENLWTAIRRLAPLNPAFMSVTYGAGGSTRERTHATVTGIQAETGIPAAAHLTCVAATREEIDEIARNYWDAGIRHIVALRGDPPPRADGTGGLGGRGYEPHPGGYAYAADLVAGLKRIGDFDISVACFPEVHPEAPSAQIDLDNLKRKVDAGANRAISQFFFDVDAFLRFRDKAAASGIHVPMVPGILPILNFTKAAEMGEKCNTAIPAWMRDLFDGLDEAPETRHLVAATVAIEQCRYLEKHGVKQFHFYTMNRADLTVAICHMLGVRAAKG; translated from the coding sequence ATGAGCCTGAGCGCCCTGATGGATGCCGCCGCCAACCCGGCCCCGTTGATCACCGCCCCCGGCGACCTGACCGTCAGTTTCGAATTCTTCCCGCCCAAGACGGAGAAGATGCATGAGAATCTGTGGACGGCGATCCGCCGGCTGGCGCCGTTGAACCCGGCCTTCATGTCGGTCACCTATGGCGCCGGTGGATCGACGCGGGAACGTACCCATGCCACCGTGACGGGTATCCAGGCTGAAACCGGCATTCCCGCCGCCGCCCACCTGACTTGCGTGGCGGCGACTAGGGAAGAGATCGACGAGATCGCGCGCAACTACTGGGACGCCGGCATCCGCCATATCGTGGCCCTGCGCGGCGATCCACCGCCGCGCGCTGATGGCACCGGCGGCCTGGGTGGTCGCGGGTATGAGCCGCATCCCGGCGGCTATGCCTATGCCGCCGATCTTGTGGCCGGTCTGAAGCGTATCGGCGATTTCGACATCTCCGTCGCCTGTTTTCCGGAAGTCCATCCGGAAGCACCGAGCGCCCAGATCGATTTGGACAATCTGAAGCGCAAGGTCGATGCCGGGGCCAACCGCGCCATCAGCCAGTTCTTCTTCGATGTCGACGCCTTCCTGCGCTTTCGTGACAAGGCCGCAGCATCCGGCATCCATGTGCCCATGGTGCCCGGCATCCTGCCGATCTTGAATTTTACCAAGGCGGCGGAGATGGGGGAGAAGTGCAACACCGCCATCCCCGCTTGGATGCGCGACCTGTTCGACGGGCTGGACGAGGCGCCGGAGACGCGGCATCTGGTGGCGGCGACGGTCGCCATTGAACAGTGCCGCTATCTGGAAAAGCATGGTGTGAAGCAGTTCCACTTCTACACCATGAACCGCGCTGACCTGACGGTGGCCATCTGCCACATGCTGGGTGTTCGTGCGGCGAAAGGGTGA
- a CDS encoding HupE/UreJ family protein: MRLLPLSLTNGGGRAVPLLVAALPWLVILALLVWAPHAMAHGVSEEDRSFIEDAKGVHVIPYIYLGAKHMVTGYDHLLFLVGVIFFLYRLRDVAAYVTLFAVGHSTTLLLGVLADIRADAYIIDAIIGLSVVYKALDNLGAFKTWLGFQPNTKAAVLIFGFFHGFGLATKLQELSLSPDGLLANLVSFNVGVEIGQFMALCLILIAMNVWRTTRSFNRSVLLANGALMAAGLTLVGYQLAGYTTQST; this comes from the coding sequence ATGCGGCTGCTCCCCTTGTCATTGACCAACGGGGGCGGCCGCGCCGTCCCCCTTCTTGTCGCCGCCCTGCCCTGGCTGGTGATCCTAGCCCTGCTGGTTTGGGCGCCCCATGCCATGGCCCATGGCGTGTCAGAGGAAGATCGCTCCTTCATTGAGGATGCGAAGGGTGTGCATGTCATCCCCTATATCTATCTGGGCGCCAAGCATATGGTCACCGGCTACGATCATCTGCTGTTCCTAGTGGGCGTGATCTTTTTCCTCTACCGGCTGCGTGACGTCGCCGCTTACGTCACCCTGTTCGCGGTCGGTCATTCCACCACGCTGCTGCTGGGCGTGCTGGCCGATATCAGGGCCGATGCCTATATCATCGATGCCATCATTGGCCTGTCGGTGGTCTACAAGGCGCTGGACAATCTGGGGGCCTTCAAGACTTGGTTGGGGTTTCAGCCCAATACCAAGGCTGCCGTGCTGATCTTCGGCTTTTTCCACGGATTCGGTCTGGCCACCAAGCTGCAGGAACTGTCGCTGTCGCCCGACGGGCTGCTGGCCAATCTGGTCAGTTTCAATGTCGGGGTGGAGATCGGGCAGTTCATGGCCCTGTGCCTGATCCTGATCGCCATGAATGTCTGGCGCACGACGCGCAGCTTCAACCGTTCCGTCCTGCTGGCTAACGGCGCTTTGATGGCGGCCGGCCTGACGCTGGTGGGCTATCAGCTGGCCGGCTACACCACCCAATCCACCTGA
- a CDS encoding DUF4198 domain-containing protein: MKRMKHLVAAILAVTALGGGMAAQAHGIWFAQRAKQTALIYGVGADDLDVVKRLGLVTGTYGYDADWAPVGATLRVAGPIVVVDSEAPTVAFAAIMDNGLWSRTPDGKWVKGGRDTVPDAVVAERTMKYAVHLTGTPNSPIPALPEQVLQIVPVDKTLPVEMGKPLKVRVLYKGKPVKDAALKHDFVNDPDQEPVKTDKDGVATIKVRNQGLNVLAATYVGPSDNPKQIDHIEYLATLSFVLPHAPE, translated from the coding sequence ATGAAACGGATGAAGCATCTTGTGGCCGCCATCCTTGCCGTGACGGCGCTGGGTGGTGGCATGGCGGCACAGGCCCATGGCATCTGGTTCGCGCAGCGAGCCAAGCAGACGGCCCTGATCTATGGCGTCGGCGCCGACGACCTGGATGTGGTGAAGCGGCTGGGTCTGGTGACCGGCACCTATGGCTATGACGCCGATTGGGCGCCCGTTGGTGCCACCCTGCGCGTCGCCGGCCCCATCGTTGTGGTGGACAGCGAGGCGCCGACCGTCGCCTTTGCCGCCATCATGGATAATGGTCTCTGGTCCCGCACGCCGGATGGCAAATGGGTCAAGGGCGGGCGCGATACCGTGCCCGATGCGGTCGTTGCCGAACGCACCATGAAATATGCCGTCCACCTGACCGGTACCCCCAACAGCCCCATCCCCGCGCTGCCGGAGCAGGTGCTGCAGATCGTGCCAGTGGACAAGACCCTGCCGGTGGAGATGGGCAAGCCGCTGAAGGTGCGCGTGCTGTACAAGGGCAAGCCCGTCAAGGATGCGGCCCTGAAGCATGATTTCGTAAACGATCCCGATCAGGAGCCGGTGAAGACCGACAAGGACGGCGTCGCCACCATCAAGGTGCGCAACCAGGGCCTGAACGTGCTTGCTGCCACCTATGTCGGCCCGTCGGACAATCCCAAGCAGATCGACCATATCGAGTATCTGGCGACCCTGTCCTTCGTGCTGCCGCACGCCCCGGAATAA
- a CDS encoding PRC-barrel domain-containing protein, with protein MRTQLIGAATLTALLLGTAAIAQTVPPGTTEPVPPVPGTTEPGQVGEPPAAVMPERDTPPSILAEPRPGIDRTSAERLLGRTVIGADGKELGEVEDVILNASSGDAEKLVIASGGFMGLGEKNVAVDISDADMLAGNNHVQVRNLTTAQLDQMAEFEYGKNTRSLIRTNK; from the coding sequence ATGCGCACGCAACTGATCGGTGCCGCAACCCTGACGGCCCTGCTACTGGGGACCGCTGCCATCGCCCAGACGGTGCCGCCCGGCACCACTGAACCCGTTCCACCGGTCCCGGGGACCACTGAACCGGGTCAAGTGGGCGAACCGCCCGCCGCAGTGATGCCTGAACGCGATACGCCGCCCAGCATTCTGGCCGAACCACGCCCCGGCATCGACCGCACCTCCGCCGAGCGCCTGCTGGGCCGCACTGTGATCGGAGCTGACGGCAAGGAACTGGGGGAGGTCGAGGATGTGATCTTGAATGCCAGCAGCGGCGACGCCGAAAAGCTGGTCATCGCGTCAGGCGGCTTCATGGGCCTGGGCGAGAAGAATGTCGCCGTCGATATCAGCGATGCCGACATGCTGGCCGGGAACAACCATGTCCAGGTCCGCAACCTGACCACCGCGCAGTTGGATCAGATGGCGGAGTTCGAATATGGCAAGAACACCCGCTCCCTGATCCGCACCAATAAATAA